In the genome of Thermodesulfobacteriota bacterium, the window ATGCTAAGGTTAATCCTCCGATTAGAACCAAAGCGGATGTTGATGCGATAAGAGAAGGTTTAAGGGATTGTACGATAGATGTGATAGCGACTGATCATGCTCCTCATACCGAAGATGAGAAAAAGGTAGAGTTTGATCTTGCGCCTTTCGGTATTTCAGGACTTGAAACAGCTCTTTCCCTATCGTTAAAACTTGTCAAAGAAGATGTTTTGAGTCTACCTGAAGTGATTAAGAAGCTCACCATCAACCCGGCTCAAATAGTAAAGATTGGGCGAGGCACGTTAAAGGTCGGCTCAATAGCCGATGTTGTGATTTTCCACCCGGAGACTGTTTTTACGGTTGATAGAATGAAATTTCGTTCTAAAGGGAAAAACTCCCCTTTCCACGGATGGAGGCTATCTGGTCGTGTTGAATACACTATTGTTGGTGGAAGGATAGTATACGCATCCTAGTGTCTCTGGTTTTATTTCACAATTTTTATAACCACATTATATTTCCCACTTCAATTTTGTGTTAACTAGCAAATTGCCTGTAGTTTGCTACAGGGGTACTGATGTGATTGCGAGCACTTCGCTAGACGCGGTGTCAACTCCGCGAAACAATCTTCTCCATCGGGATTGTTTCGTCCTCTTTGACCGAGGTTATCCTTAGTCCTGCGTGTAATCCAAGTGTCGAAGGACTCAGGGTTCTTCGCACAATGACTGTGAGGACTATTTTTGAATTGAAGATACCCTGCAGCTTGCTGTGAGGGTTTTATTTTACAATTTATAAATTTCCAATAAATGCTATTTTTATGTGCTAAGGGGAGAAGTTGCTATTTTCGCAAACATTTTGACAATACTGATCCTCTAAGATCGAAGTAACTGGATTGCACGTGTAATATCTAGCTTCTAGAAATCTTTTCTGAAATGTTATGAATGAAGATGTAAATGAGACTACTGAATTTGGGTTAGAAAGAGATATATCTTTTCTTAACCGGGATTTCATTCTTATTACTATTGCCAGCTTCTTGTTCTTCTTCAATTTCCATTCCTTTATCCTTCTTCCAATTCGAATTCAGGAGCTTGGCGGTGGCGCATCTGTTATCGGTTTTATAATGGGAATAACATGGATAAGCACCATTATTTCTACTCCAGCTGTTGGCCTATTTGTTGATAGGTGGGGAAAAAAGTGGTTTGTAGCGACTGGAGGGTTAATGATGTCTCTCACAACTTTTCTTTTTGCTTATGTAAATCAATTAGATTTCTTGTTTCCACTTCTAAGGGTTATTCAAGGGGCTTCTTTTTCATTTTTTTTTATATCAGCGGGGACACTAACCGCTGAAGTTACACCGGTGGCAAGAAGGGCTCAAGCGATTGGTATCTTTGGAGTATTTACGATTATTAATTATGCACTTGCCCCATATATAGGGAGACTAATTCTTGAATATTATGATTTTAGGCTTTTATTTCTGTCTGTTTCTGGTTTTGGGCTTCTGTCTTTTTTAATTGCCATGCTATTAAAGGAGCCTGAAAGGACAAAGCAGAGCGAAAGAAAAGGCGATAGCTACTTAACTATACTTCTGAGAAAAGATATCTTGATTTCCGCTATCACGATCATGATAGCCGGTTCGGGATTTATCTCAACAATCACATTTTTACCGGTGTTTGCGAAAGGGGTCAAGATCGAATCATTTCATTATTTCTTTATAACATATACCATCGCTGTGATTTGTATGCGTCTTTTTGGAGGATGGATTCCTGATCAGTATGGAAGAAAGAAAACTTTAATGCCATCACTGTTATTTTTTTCGATAAGTATTTTTTGGTTGGGATTTACATCGAACGAGATTGATCTCATAGAGATAGGCGTCCTTTTCGGGCTAAGTCATGGGCTCCTATACCCCACGTTTTATGCCCTCGTTATTGATATAACACCATTAGATGACAGGGGTAAGGCATTTTCGATTTGCAGTGTGGCTTTTACGGCTGGGGGGATGGTAGGTTCTTTTGCTTATGGCTGGATAGCAGAATATTATGGATTTCGTGATATGTTTGAGATTATCGCTTTTGTATGCCTGTTTGGGTTTGTCCTTTTTAGCTTGCTTGGTAGGGGGAGTAATTAGCATTTATTTCTTACAAAAATCGTTTATTAATAATTTTCTATCATCAATTAAGAAGTCGAGAAACTGTATAATAGAATGGAGTATGATGTAAACTAGATATAGTGATTTTCAACAAACGAGGTGATAAGAATGACCCTTGGTAAGATGGATAGACGAAAGGCATTAGATGACGGATTACAGAGAGATATAACTGATATATCCAAGGAAGCCGGCCTTTTTTTACCTGTATTCATTACAAATAAGGTTTTGGATAGTTGGATAATGAATGAAGGGAATGATAGTAATATTTCAGAAGATGAAAAGAGAATAATCAAGGTAATCTTAAGTAAACTCGTTTACTCACTAAGGGTTCATAGACAAACCAGTAAATCAAATTTAATTTATTTTAATGCTTCAATTGAGAAAGATGGTAGAAATGATACTGCATTACTTTTATCTCTTTTAGGCCCCATTGATTCAGATGATCAAAGGCCCTGCATTACGATTATGCTTCCAGAGGAATACCCTGCCGGATCGAAAAAAGCTTAAAAATATCGATCGTTCCGCGTTATTGAAATTTATCTATAAAAAGTCTAAGTTACTAAGCCATTGAATAGAAGATTCTTTAAAGCGTCCCTGAAAGGTAGCATTAAAGCATAGGTATTATCTACTGATATATCTTATGGATCAGCACAGTCAATTGTATGAGAACGGAGAAAACACGTGAACAGGAGCAATGACCATAAATTGCCATTTCCATCTCCACCTATATGGAGTCTGCTCGGAATAGAAGTGGTTGAAATGAGAGACGGTTATTCGAAGCTCATTATGCCCTTTAGCGAGAAGCTAACTCAACCATACGGCATAGTTCACGGAGGTGCAGTATTTACTCTTGCAGATTCAGCAGCGGCTGTATCGATTGCTTCATTTGTCGAACCGAACAAGAAATTTGTGACCGTCGAGATGAAAATCAACTTTTTGGAACCGATTAAAGAGGGGATTATTGAAGCAAGAGCAGTTGTGCTCAGAAAAGGACGGATCGTGCCTGCGGAAGTCGATATCATTAATAATCAGGAGCTAGTTGCAAAAGCAATCGCAACGTATATTATACTTGACGAAAATAAGAGATTTTGACATACCTAAGCAATAATACTTTGCGGTCATATATCCATACCCTCTATGTATTTTCCCTAATAGGGTAGAACAAGTGCACGATATGATGGAGAATGAACTCATAGACCAGCGAAAGCACAAAATAGAAGAACTAAAGAGGATCGGCATTGACCCCTATGGTAATTATTTCAAACCCGTACACGGTGCTTCGATGATTCTTTCTTCATATGGAAACGTTTCAGATGATAAGTTAAAAACAATTGATACAGAATTTTCCATTGCGGGCAGGGTAATTGCAATAAGGGATTTTGGAAAGAGTATGTTCGTTCATATTTTAGACGGATCAGGAAAGATTCAAGCTTATATTAGAAAAGATATTGTAGGTGAAGAAAGTTTGAAATTTATCAGGAAATTTGTAGATATTGGAGATTTCGTCGGAATAGTAGGCAATCTATTCAAGACCAAAACGGGAGAGCTGACGCTAAACGTCAAAGAAATTAGGCTCATTACCAAAACAATGAATCCTCTTCCAGAAAAATGGCATGGGTTAAGAGATGTGGAGTTAAGATACAGAAAGCGCTATCTGGATTTGATCTCCAATTTAGATGTTAAGGATGTCTTTCTGAAAAGGACAAAGATAATCAAGGCTATCAGAACCTTTCTTGATCAAAAGGATTTTATCGAGGTGGAAACCCCGGTTCTTCATCCTATAGCGGGTGGCGCGGCTGCTCAACCATTCAAAACCTACCACAACGCGCTGGATATGGATCTTTTTTTGAGAATAGCTCCAGAGCTTTATTTAAAAAGGCTCGTTATAGGCGGATTTGATAGGGTTTATGAAATTGGAAGGACTTTCAGAAATGAAGGAATATCTACTCAGCATAATCCGGAGTTTACAATGCTAGAACTTTACCAAGCTTATGCTACTTACGAAGATTTGATGGATCTGATCGAAGAACTTATCTGTTTTGTTGCCAAAACCGTGATTAATACGAACCAGTTTGAATATCAAGGCGTGGAGATAGATTTGAGCCGTCCTTGGAAGAGGATTAGTATGATCGACTCATTAATAGACACCTACGGTGAAGATATATTGAAAAATGACGAATTCCTATTTTCTAAAGCAGATTCATTTAGAATAGAGTATAAAGGGGTCAGAGGCAAAGCTATAATTGAGTTATTTGAACATACTATAGGAAGAGACATAGTGGATCCCGCATTTGTTTACGGATTCCCAACCGATATATCTCCACTAGCTAGGAAAAATGATGAGAATCCTGAGATTACGGATAGGTTTGAGCTATTCGTGGCGGCTAGAGAGATTGCGAACGCATTCTCAGAACTCAACGACCCTGTAGATCAGAGGGAGAGGTTTACCAATCAGTTGGAAATAAAGGCAAGGGGTGGAGGTGAGTATCAAGAAATCGATGAAGACTTCATAGCTGCATTGGAATATGGTATGCCACCGACGGCTGGAGCAGGAATTGGAATTGATCGTTTAGTAATGCTTCTTACTGATTCACCCTCAATAAGGGACGTTATTTTTTTTCCACAACTTAGAACCTAATGAAATACGAATTTTTTATTGGACTTAGATATCTAAGGTCAAAAAGAAGGCAGGCATTCATATCCATAATCGGCCTTATCGCTATTCTGGGTGTTATTATTGGTGTCATGGCTCTTAATGTTGTGCTGGGTGTAATGAGTGGTTTTGAAGAGGAACTTAGGAATAAGATATTGGGTGTCAGTTCTCATCTCGTGATTTTGGATTATGATGGTCCGATAGAGGATTACAAAGAGATAAGGGGGCGGGTCTTGGATTTTCCTGGTGTTGTGGGGGCAAGCCCTTTCATTTATGGCCAAGGAATGATTGTCAGTGAAAACAATGTAATCGGGGCGGTGATAAGGGGTATTGATCCCAGCAGCGCGGGAACAGTAACAAACGTGGAAGAAGCTATTGGAAGGGGGGTAGTGGGTAGAGGGGAGAAAGTAAATAGCAATAAGCTCATGAATATTGGTAGTGAGCAATTGACGAGGCTAACAGGAGAAACAACTTCAGGAAAACCTCCTATAATTATTGGCAGAGAACTCGGATCTACCTTGGGTGTAACTGTCGGCGATATTGTTAGTGTCCTTTCTCCTTTGGGTAAGTATGGTCCCTTTGGTCCCCAGGCTAAGGTAAAAAAATTTGAGGTCATCGGTATTTTTGACTATGGTATGGTTGAGTATGACTCATCAATTGCCTACGTATCTCTTGAAGATGCGATGAACTTTTTTGATATGAAAGAAAAGGTATCGGGGATAGAAGTAAAGGTTAAGGATATATATAAGGCGAAGGGTATTGGGGAGAAACTCTCAGCAATCTTGGGGTTTCCTTACTTCATTAGAAATTGGGAGGAGGTAAACCGAAGCCTATTCAGGGCGCTTCGTTTGGAGCGATTGGCGATAGCTGTTTTTCTTGGATTCATTATTCTCGTTGCCGCACTTGATATCGTTAGTACCCTTACAATGGTAGTGATGGAGAAGGGCAAGGATATCGCAATTCTACGCGCTATGGGAGCAACACGAGGCAGTATCATGAAGATATTCATAATTGATGGGATGATTATTGGACTTATTGGGACTGTCTTGGGTACTCTAGCTGGTTTTGGCATATGTTACTTGCTTAAGACCAACGAATCTATTAAACAGCTCATTCCATTTGACCCGGAAGTCTATCCCATCTCGGAGTTCCCGGTTAAAATTGAACCTCTGTTCTTTTTAGTGGTGGCAATTAGCAGTTTAATCATATGTTTTATTGCTACCTTGTATCCATCTTATCAGGCGTCTTGTAAGGATCCTGTAGAAGCGTTGAGGTTTGAATGAGCTGCTTAA includes:
- a CDS encoding FtsX-like permease family protein, encoding MKYEFFIGLRYLRSKRRQAFISIIGLIAILGVIIGVMALNVVLGVMSGFEEELRNKILGVSSHLVILDYDGPIEDYKEIRGRVLDFPGVVGASPFIYGQGMIVSENNVIGAVIRGIDPSSAGTVTNVEEAIGRGVVGRGEKVNSNKLMNIGSEQLTRLTGETTSGKPPIIIGRELGSTLGVTVGDIVSVLSPLGKYGPFGPQAKVKKFEVIGIFDYGMVEYDSSIAYVSLEDAMNFFDMKEKVSGIEVKVKDIYKAKGIGEKLSAILGFPYFIRNWEEVNRSLFRALRLERLAIAVFLGFIILVAALDIVSTLTMVVMEKGKDIAILRAMGATRGSIMKIFIIDGMIIGLIGTVLGTLAGFGICYLLKTNESIKQLIPFDPEVYPISEFPVKIEPLFFLVVAISSLIICFIATLYPSYQASCKDPVEALRFE
- a CDS encoding MFS transporter gives rise to the protein MNEDVNETTEFGLERDISFLNRDFILITIASFLFFFNFHSFILLPIRIQELGGGASVIGFIMGITWISTIISTPAVGLFVDRWGKKWFVATGGLMMSLTTFLFAYVNQLDFLFPLLRVIQGASFSFFFISAGTLTAEVTPVARRAQAIGIFGVFTIINYALAPYIGRLILEYYDFRLLFLSVSGFGLLSFLIAMLLKEPERTKQSERKGDSYLTILLRKDILISAITIMIAGSGFISTITFLPVFAKGVKIESFHYFFITYTIAVICMRLFGGWIPDQYGRKKTLMPSLLFFSISIFWLGFTSNEIDLIEIGVLFGLSHGLLYPTFYALVIDITPLDDRGKAFSICSVAFTAGGMVGSFAYGWIAEYYGFRDMFEIIAFVCLFGFVLFSLLGRGSN
- a CDS encoding PaaI family thioesterase — translated: MNRSNDHKLPFPSPPIWSLLGIEVVEMRDGYSKLIMPFSEKLTQPYGIVHGGAVFTLADSAAAVSIASFVEPNKKFVTVEMKINFLEPIKEGIIEARAVVLRKGRIVPAEVDIINNQELVAKAIATYIILDENKRF
- a CDS encoding DUF6573 family protein; this encodes MDRRKALDDGLQRDITDISKEAGLFLPVFITNKVLDSWIMNEGNDSNISEDEKRIIKVILSKLVYSLRVHRQTSKSNLIYFNASIEKDGRNDTALLLSLLGPIDSDDQRPCITIMLPEEYPAGSKKA
- the lysS gene encoding lysine--tRNA ligase, whose product is MENELIDQRKHKIEELKRIGIDPYGNYFKPVHGASMILSSYGNVSDDKLKTIDTEFSIAGRVIAIRDFGKSMFVHILDGSGKIQAYIRKDIVGEESLKFIRKFVDIGDFVGIVGNLFKTKTGELTLNVKEIRLITKTMNPLPEKWHGLRDVELRYRKRYLDLISNLDVKDVFLKRTKIIKAIRTFLDQKDFIEVETPVLHPIAGGAAAQPFKTYHNALDMDLFLRIAPELYLKRLVIGGFDRVYEIGRTFRNEGISTQHNPEFTMLELYQAYATYEDLMDLIEELICFVAKTVINTNQFEYQGVEIDLSRPWKRISMIDSLIDTYGEDILKNDEFLFSKADSFRIEYKGVRGKAIIELFEHTIGRDIVDPAFVYGFPTDISPLARKNDENPEITDRFELFVAAREIANAFSELNDPVDQRERFTNQLEIKARGGGEYQEIDEDFIAALEYGMPPTAGAGIGIDRLVMLLTDSPSIRDVIFFPQLRT